In Sphingobacterium thalpophilum, a genomic segment contains:
- a CDS encoding aspartate-semialdehyde dehydrogenase has protein sequence MKVAVVGATGLVGTEMLTVLAARNFPVTELIPVASERSKGKEIEFKGKKYKVVTPSEAIALKPDVALFSAGGDTSKEFAPQFAEAGITVIDNSSAWRMDPTKKLVVPEVNGDVLSAEDKIIANPNCSTIQMVVALKPLHDKYKIKRVVVSTYQSVTGTGVKAVNQLMDERAGKDGEKAYPYQIDLNVIPHIDVFQENGYTKEEMKMILETNKIMRDDSIKVTATTVRIPVMGGHSESLNIEFENDFDLNDVRAALAAQSGCIVVDDPASLQYPMPKDAHGRDEVFVGRIRRDESQPNTLNMWVVADNLRKGAATNAVQVAELLAEKGLI, from the coding sequence ATGAAAGTGGCAGTAGTCGGCGCAACAGGCCTTGTAGGTACTGAGATGCTAACCGTGTTGGCGGCGCGAAATTTCCCAGTAACAGAATTAATTCCAGTAGCTTCAGAGCGTAGTAAGGGTAAGGAAATTGAATTCAAGGGAAAGAAGTATAAGGTGGTTACACCATCTGAGGCTATTGCTTTGAAACCTGATGTTGCGTTATTTTCTGCTGGCGGTGATACCTCGAAAGAATTTGCCCCTCAATTTGCAGAAGCTGGAATTACAGTGATCGACAATTCTTCAGCATGGCGTATGGATCCAACGAAAAAGTTGGTTGTTCCAGAAGTAAATGGTGATGTGTTATCTGCTGAAGATAAAATTATTGCAAACCCGAATTGTTCAACTATACAAATGGTGGTGGCTTTAAAGCCATTACATGATAAATATAAAATCAAACGTGTTGTCGTTTCTACCTACCAATCTGTAACAGGTACAGGTGTTAAGGCCGTTAACCAATTGATGGATGAACGTGCCGGAAAAGATGGTGAAAAAGCTTATCCTTATCAGATTGATCTGAACGTGATTCCGCATATTGATGTTTTCCAAGAAAATGGATACACCAAAGAGGAGATGAAGATGATTTTGGAAACAAATAAAATCATGCGTGATGATTCTATTAAAGTAACTGCAACGACAGTGCGTATTCCTGTTATGGGAGGACACTCTGAATCATTGAATATCGAATTTGAAAATGACTTTGATTTGAATGATGTACGTGCAGCTTTAGCCGCGCAAAGTGGCTGTATTGTTGTCGACGATCCTGCGTCACTACAATATCCAATGCCAAAGGATGCACACGGTAGAGATGAGGTTTTTGTAGGACGCATCCGTCGTGATGAATCTCAGCCAAATACGCTCAACATGTGGGTAGTAGCGGATAACTTACGTAAGGGTGCTGCAACAAATGCAGTTCAGGTAGCGGAATTATTGGCTGAAAAAGGATTGATCTAA
- the hemH gene encoding ferrochelatase, with translation MSNKGKKGILLVQLGTPDSPTTPDVKRYLTEFLMDPRVIDIPYFQRTLLVKGIIARTRAPKSAKVYETIWDKETGSPLMHYSILQRNLLQEALGEEYHVELAMRYQNPSIEAALKNMEGLFLESIRVIPLFPQYASATSGSVIDRVMELIRKWNYLPEISFVSNFCTDDLMAETYADHARRHDLESFDHFVFSYHGLPVRQLGKVDPTGQLKCPESGCDSCKMTVNSYCYLSQCYATTRTIAAKLGLKKEQYSLCFQSRLGKEPWIQPYTSDLLHDLAAKGYKKLLIFSPAFVADCIETIDEIGVEYANEFKHLGGEEVCLVESLNDDPKWIESLKQLALNAKN, from the coding sequence ATGAGCAATAAAGGCAAAAAAGGTATTCTTTTAGTACAATTGGGTACACCTGATAGTCCCACTACTCCAGATGTAAAGAGATATTTAACGGAGTTCCTAATGGATCCGCGAGTTATTGATATTCCTTATTTTCAACGCACCTTATTGGTCAAGGGAATCATTGCACGTACACGTGCGCCCAAATCGGCAAAAGTATACGAAACGATTTGGGATAAAGAAACGGGATCACCTTTGATGCACTATAGTATTTTGCAACGCAATCTGCTTCAAGAAGCGTTGGGTGAAGAATACCATGTGGAATTAGCGATGCGTTACCAAAACCCATCGATTGAGGCTGCATTGAAAAATATGGAGGGTCTATTTTTGGAGTCCATTCGTGTCATTCCTTTATTTCCACAGTACGCTTCAGCAACATCGGGTTCGGTCATCGATCGTGTCATGGAGCTTATTCGCAAATGGAATTATCTGCCAGAAATCAGTTTCGTAAGCAATTTCTGTACGGACGACTTAATGGCAGAAACTTATGCGGATCATGCCCGCAGGCACGATTTGGAAAGTTTTGACCATTTTGTCTTTAGTTATCACGGCCTTCCTGTGCGGCAGCTTGGAAAAGTAGATCCGACAGGTCAGCTTAAATGCCCCGAATCAGGCTGTGATTCTTGTAAAATGACAGTCAATTCATATTGCTATCTTTCGCAATGTTATGCGACAACACGGACGATAGCTGCCAAGCTCGGGTTGAAAAAAGAACAATATTCGCTCTGCTTTCAATCCCGTTTAGGTAAAGAACCCTGGATACAGCCCTATACCTCCGATTTATTGCATGATCTTGCCGCTAAGGGTTATAAGAAGTTATTAATTTTTAGTCCTGCTTTTGTGGCGGATTGTATCGAGACCATTGATGAAATTGGCGTGGAATATGCTAATGAATTTAAACATTTAGGGGGGGAGGAAGTGTGTTTGGTAGAGAGTCTTAATGATGATCCCAAATGGATCGAATCTTTAAAACAATTGGCGCTTAATGCCAAAAACTAA
- a CDS encoding 4-hydroxy-3-methylbut-2-enyl diphosphate reductase, with the protein MALNLTVDIDKDSGFCFGVVYAIDMAEEILEEEGYLYCLGDIVHNDEEVARLKAKGLRIIDHAALPTLSNEKVLIRAHGEAPETYRVALENNITLIDASCPVVLKLQNRIKTSFDQEEKILIFGKHGHAEVIGLQGQTNNEALVFQDISELDQVELPASFTLYSQTTKSVDKFYAIKDELIRRGYEVKANDTICRQVSNRYEDLGAFARQYDKIVFVSGKKSSNGKVLFEVCQNANPASYFISDPAELDASVFAENDRIGICGATSTPMWLMKDVKASLEAL; encoded by the coding sequence ATGGCATTAAATCTAACAGTAGACATCGATAAAGATTCAGGCTTTTGCTTTGGAGTGGTATACGCTATTGATATGGCAGAGGAAATTTTGGAGGAAGAGGGTTATCTTTATTGTTTGGGAGATATCGTTCATAATGACGAAGAAGTTGCCCGATTGAAAGCAAAAGGCTTACGCATTATCGATCATGCCGCCCTGCCGACCTTGAGCAATGAAAAGGTATTGATCCGTGCTCATGGTGAAGCCCCCGAGACTTATCGTGTTGCTTTGGAAAATAACATTACCTTGATAGATGCCTCTTGTCCTGTAGTGCTCAAACTACAGAACCGTATAAAAACGTCGTTCGATCAAGAGGAGAAAATTTTAATCTTTGGGAAGCACGGGCATGCTGAAGTGATCGGCTTGCAGGGGCAGACAAATAATGAAGCCTTAGTTTTTCAGGATATTTCCGAATTGGATCAAGTCGAATTGCCCGCCTCATTTACCTTATACAGCCAGACAACAAAAAGCGTGGATAAATTTTATGCCATCAAAGACGAACTGATCAGGCGAGGGTATGAAGTGAAAGCTAATGATACCATTTGTCGACAAGTTTCCAATCGATACGAAGATCTTGGCGCTTTCGCCAGACAATATGATAAGATCGTTTTTGTCTCAGGTAAGAAATCCTCCAATGGAAAGGTGCTGTTTGAAGTTTGTCAGAATGCCAATCCCGCTAGTTATTTTATTTCTGATCCTGCTGAATTAGATGCATCAGTCTTTGCTGAAAATGATCGTATTGGTATCTGTGGTGCCACTTCAACGCCAATGTGGTTGATGAAAGATGTAAAAGCAAGTTTAGAAGCATTATAA
- the def gene encoding peptide deformylase: MKKTLIASFLLALCLNTHAQSKYEQHITALREEKAAELAKEQYGPLKSDQVAFLDYFPVDASYKVNAKIEVLFDEPVFRMPTYDGTSNEYKRYAIITFTLHGKEHTLNVYQSVALFQNPAYKKHLFLPFLDLTNGQESYSGGRYIDLSTDDIKGNDVEIDFNKAYNPYCAYSNGYRCPVPPVENNLETKIMAGEKAFHKSKNERPVNLNAGQEFSAADKKIILSGDENAILRVLQTTDDKDLRVLKATSSDVKYNDPLIESLSKRMFATVRDPNHPGVGIAAPQIGINKNLIWVQRFDKPDQPFEFYVNPKILWRSKLKRKGAEGCLSIPNRKEDVLRSYAIRLQYINKEGKVIEENIEGFTAVIFQHETDHLFGILFPDRLEEQSKESYAPLNDKIEFSIHPTTLTP, from the coding sequence ATGAAAAAAACACTTATTGCCAGTTTCCTTTTGGCCTTATGCTTGAATACGCATGCCCAAAGTAAATACGAGCAACACATTACTGCTCTTCGTGAAGAAAAAGCCGCTGAATTGGCGAAAGAACAATATGGCCCATTGAAATCAGATCAGGTAGCGTTTTTGGATTACTTTCCTGTAGACGCCAGTTATAAAGTCAACGCCAAAATTGAAGTCCTATTTGATGAACCGGTATTCCGGATGCCGACCTACGACGGCACAAGCAACGAATACAAACGTTATGCTATCATAACATTTACGCTTCATGGAAAAGAACATACGTTGAATGTCTACCAAAGTGTCGCATTATTTCAAAATCCTGCATACAAAAAACATTTATTTTTACCATTTTTAGATTTAACAAATGGTCAGGAAAGCTACAGTGGGGGCCGGTATATTGATTTATCCACAGACGACATTAAAGGAAACGATGTTGAGATAGACTTTAACAAAGCCTACAACCCATACTGTGCCTATAGCAACGGGTACCGTTGCCCAGTACCCCCAGTCGAGAACAATTTAGAAACAAAAATTATGGCCGGAGAAAAAGCATTTCATAAGTCAAAGAATGAAAGACCAGTCAATCTTAACGCAGGACAGGAGTTCAGTGCTGCCGACAAGAAAATCATTTTATCAGGAGATGAAAATGCAATTCTTCGCGTATTGCAAACAACAGACGATAAAGATCTGAGAGTTTTAAAAGCGACAAGCAGTGATGTCAAATACAACGACCCATTGATTGAGTCTCTTTCCAAAAGAATGTTCGCGACTGTACGTGATCCCAATCACCCCGGTGTAGGCATCGCAGCGCCACAGATCGGCATCAATAAAAATTTAATCTGGGTACAGCGATTTGACAAACCGGATCAGCCATTTGAATTCTATGTAAATCCTAAAATTCTATGGCGCTCCAAACTGAAGCGCAAAGGTGCAGAAGGCTGTCTTTCTATCCCCAACCGTAAAGAAGATGTATTACGGAGTTATGCGATCCGCCTGCAATACATCAATAAAGAAGGTAAAGTTATCGAAGAAAATATCGAGGGTTTTACTGCTGTTATTTTTCAGCACGAAACGGATCATCTTTTCGGCATTCTATTTCCAGATCGACTGGAAGAGCAAAGCAAAGAAAGCTATGCTCCGTTGAATGACAAGATTGAATTTTCGATCCACCCCACAACATTGACACCATAA
- a CDS encoding NAD-dependent epimerase/dehydratase family protein, producing MKESIIIIGANGQIGTELAIALRKKFGADNVVTTDIREPQIKSPDENFEIANVLDKNGLETLFQKYKPTQVYLLAAMLSATGEKYPEKAWELNMNGLLNVLDLAVNYKVSKIFWPSSIAVFGPHSPKTNTEQYCVMDPNTIYGISKLAGERLIEWYQEHRGLDIRSVRYPGIISWKTEPGGGTTDYAVDIFYEALKTGTYACFLSENTALPMLYMEDAIRGTLELMDAPKESLSIRHSYNLGGITFTPKELAQEIKKILPNFAISYIENDPRQQIADSWPASLDDSYARKDWNWTPEFDIQKMTVDMIENLKNKI from the coding sequence ATGAAAGAAAGCATTATTATCATTGGTGCAAATGGCCAGATCGGCACAGAATTAGCTATCGCCTTGCGCAAAAAATTTGGTGCAGACAATGTTGTAACCACTGACATTAGAGAACCACAGATTAAAAGCCCTGACGAAAATTTCGAAATCGCTAATGTTCTTGACAAAAACGGACTCGAGACATTATTTCAAAAATACAAACCTACTCAAGTCTATCTACTAGCTGCTATGCTTTCGGCTACAGGTGAGAAATACCCTGAAAAGGCTTGGGAATTGAATATGAATGGTTTATTGAATGTTCTTGATCTAGCCGTGAACTATAAAGTCTCCAAGATATTCTGGCCAAGCTCAATCGCTGTTTTTGGACCGCATTCTCCGAAAACAAATACCGAACAATATTGCGTCATGGATCCCAACACGATTTATGGCATCAGCAAACTTGCAGGTGAGCGCCTCATCGAATGGTATCAGGAACACCGTGGCCTGGATATTCGTAGTGTCCGTTATCCGGGCATCATTTCCTGGAAAACTGAACCAGGAGGTGGAACGACAGATTATGCAGTCGATATTTTTTATGAAGCATTGAAAACCGGGACTTATGCCTGTTTCTTATCTGAAAACACAGCATTACCCATGTTATATATGGAGGATGCCATCCGTGGTACACTCGAATTAATGGACGCACCGAAAGAAAGTCTAAGCATTCGTCACAGTTATAACCTTGGTGGTATTACTTTTACGCCAAAAGAACTTGCACAAGAAATTAAAAAAATTCTTCCTAATTTTGCAATCTCTTACATCGAGAACGATCCAAGACAACAGATTGCCGATTCATGGCCTGCTAGTCTAGACGATTCTTATGCAAGAAAAGACTGGAACTGGACGCCGGAATTTGACATCCAGAAGATGACAGTCGACATGATTGAAAATCTTAAAAACAAAATATAA
- the ybeY gene encoding rRNA maturation RNase YbeY yields MKSILFFTEDTDFKLKEKGKIRQWIADAIKGEGFKRVGELSFILCSDAYLLEINKQYLNHDTYTDIVTFDSSEYEDTIAGDIFISVERIQENAEKFKVDVRDELHRVIIHGVMHLCGYPDKKPADKAKMTAKEDEYLGKRNF; encoded by the coding sequence ATGAAGAGCATATTATTTTTTACCGAGGATACGGATTTCAAATTAAAAGAAAAGGGAAAGATTCGTCAATGGATTGCTGATGCCATCAAAGGCGAAGGATTTAAGCGTGTGGGCGAATTGAGCTTTATCCTTTGCTCGGATGCTTACTTGCTTGAAATCAATAAGCAATATTTAAATCACGACACCTATACTGATATCGTTACTTTTGATTCTTCCGAATATGAGGACACCATCGCCGGCGATATTTTTATCAGTGTGGAACGTATTCAGGAGAATGCCGAAAAATTTAAGGTTGATGTGCGAGACGAGCTTCATCGGGTGATCATTCATGGTGTAATGCATCTGTGCGGTTATCCGGATAAAAAGCCGGCAGATAAAGCCAAGATGACCGCCAAGGAGGATGAGTATCTCGGTAAAAGAAACTTTTAA
- a CDS encoding nucleoside-diphosphate kinase — protein sequence MATNRTFTMIKPDAVANGHIGAILNDIIAGGFKIIAMKYIQLSQETAGAFYAVHKERPFYGELVNFMTSGPIVAAILEKDNAVEDFRTLIGATNPADAAEGTIRNKYAKSIDANAIHGSDSDENAAIEGNFFFSQFERF from the coding sequence ATGGCAACTAACAGAACTTTTACGATGATCAAACCTGACGCAGTAGCGAACGGTCACATCGGTGCAATCTTGAACGATATCATTGCTGGTGGTTTTAAAATCATTGCAATGAAATACATCCAACTTTCTCAAGAGACAGCAGGTGCATTCTATGCAGTACACAAAGAGCGTCCTTTCTATGGTGAGTTGGTAAACTTTATGACTTCAGGTCCTATCGTTGCTGCAATCCTGGAAAAAGATAATGCTGTTGAGGATTTCCGCACATTGATCGGCGCGACTAATCCTGCTGATGCAGCTGAAGGTACAATCCGTAACAAATATGCTAAATCTATTGATGCAAACGCTATACATGGATCGGATTCAGATGAGAATGCTGCTATTGAAGGAAACTTCTTCTTCTCTCAATTTGAAAGATTCTAG
- the ruvX gene encoding Holliday junction resolvase RuvX, whose product MRLMAFDYGTKRIGVAVTDPMQIIATALTTVHPQDIWTYLADYLQTEQVETFVVGKPRQLDGTDSESAQHVVGFIRKLKKTYPTIAVAEIDERFTSKMASAAIAQSGKKKKDRQQKGLIDTVSATIILQSYMDSRNF is encoded by the coding sequence ATGAGATTGATGGCCTTTGATTACGGTACAAAACGAATAGGGGTTGCGGTGACCGATCCAATGCAAATTATTGCTACAGCATTGACGACGGTACACCCGCAGGATATCTGGACATACTTAGCCGATTATTTACAGACAGAACAGGTGGAAACTTTTGTTGTAGGCAAGCCACGGCAACTGGATGGGACCGACTCTGAATCCGCACAGCATGTTGTCGGGTTTATTCGAAAACTGAAAAAGACTTATCCCACAATTGCTGTCGCTGAAATAGACGAGCGTTTTACTTCTAAAATGGCTTCTGCAGCGATCGCACAAAGTGGCAAAAAAAAGAAGGATCGTCAACAAAAAGGGCTGATTGACACGGTGTCTGCAACGATTATTTTGCAAAGCTACATGGATAGCCGTAATTTTTAG
- a CDS encoding DeoR/GlpR family DNA-binding transcription regulator — protein sequence MLKEERQAFIIHQINLHNKVLSSDLSVQLNVSEDTIRRDLNELAENGKVLKVYGGALSKSFQFPFQDGNVYAKEAKKEIAKKASTLISNGMTVLVGGGTTLIELARTIPDHFQCTFFTISPLVALELAEKPNLEVILVGGKLSRNTNIVSGAQVANELADLKVDLCLLGTNSLSVEDGVTDSDWEVVQIKRAMIKCSKKVAILSIAEKLNSVQKMKVVPLRDISYLITDVNPTDVSLKEFANTIAIL from the coding sequence ATGTTAAAGGAAGAAAGACAAGCATTCATTATACATCAGATTAACCTACATAACAAAGTTTTATCGTCAGATCTAAGTGTTCAACTGAATGTATCTGAAGATACAATTAGACGTGACTTAAACGAACTCGCCGAGAATGGAAAAGTTCTAAAAGTCTATGGTGGGGCATTATCAAAATCTTTTCAATTCCCTTTTCAGGATGGAAACGTATATGCCAAGGAGGCAAAAAAAGAAATTGCCAAGAAAGCAAGCACTTTAATCTCCAATGGAATGACTGTTTTAGTCGGAGGCGGGACAACCTTAATTGAATTAGCGAGAACAATACCCGATCATTTTCAGTGTACATTTTTTACTATAAGTCCATTAGTTGCCCTAGAATTGGCCGAAAAGCCAAATCTTGAAGTCATTTTAGTTGGCGGAAAACTTTCACGCAATACAAACATTGTTTCCGGAGCCCAGGTAGCTAATGAATTGGCGGATCTTAAAGTCGATCTTTGTTTATTGGGGACAAATTCTCTTTCCGTAGAAGACGGAGTGACCGACTCTGACTGGGAGGTGGTACAAATCAAACGTGCAATGATTAAATGCTCGAAAAAAGTGGCTATTTTAAGTATTGCTGAGAAACTAAATTCAGTTCAAAAAATGAAAGTTGTGCCGTTACGTGATATTTCTTATTTAATTACCGATGTCAATCCAACTGATGTTTCCCTAAAAGAATTTGCGAATACAATTGCAATACTTTAA
- a CDS encoding lipopolysaccharide biosynthesis protein, which translates to MSSQTKNDSLKSKTTKGLLWGGMASIIQQFLGFGFGILLNRKLTAEDYGLVAMITIFSVLASAFQESGFVYGIVNKKEVEHKDYNAVFWTSVGIGTFIYIVLFFAAPLIALYYNQPVLVELSRFTFLSFWLGSFGIAHNAYLFRNLKIKERVITGTFALIASNIVGVYLAYKDYAYWAYAIQIVSYSGFNMLGFWYFSKFRPTFQFDFRPIRDILGFSSKILVTNIFININKNIYAAILGRHYTAEELGYTVNPNRWSIMAQNILTNMVNNVTQPILKEIEDDKDRQVRVFRKLISFTAFLAFPMLFGLTTVAQDFITIAITDKWAQSAIFLQIFCIGAAFDSVSNVFSNLIISKGKPEVYMRNIIVFGLLQIAILFFGKSLGLELLIGLTSALNTLWIFVWYASAKPYMSYSFRYLLADIFAYALLAAASCITAHYATAAIANLYLRFASTIGVAVCAYIIVNRIFKPSILLELFHYFLTVIRKK; encoded by the coding sequence ATGTCATCGCAAACGAAAAATGACTCTTTAAAATCAAAAACAACAAAAGGACTGCTATGGGGTGGTATGGCCAGTATCATCCAGCAGTTTTTGGGCTTCGGCTTCGGCATCCTACTAAACCGTAAGCTAACAGCAGAAGATTATGGCTTAGTAGCTATGATCACCATCTTTTCTGTTCTCGCTTCTGCTTTTCAAGAAAGTGGATTTGTATATGGAATTGTCAATAAAAAAGAAGTCGAACATAAAGATTATAACGCGGTATTTTGGACAAGTGTAGGAATTGGAACATTTATTTATATTGTTTTATTTTTTGCGGCTCCTCTTATCGCCTTATACTATAATCAACCAGTACTTGTAGAACTTAGTAGATTTACCTTTTTATCCTTTTGGCTAGGCAGCTTTGGTATTGCGCACAATGCTTACCTCTTCCGGAATTTAAAAATCAAAGAAAGAGTCATCACAGGCACCTTTGCGCTTATTGCATCAAATATAGTCGGGGTTTATTTAGCCTATAAGGACTATGCCTATTGGGCATACGCCATCCAAATTGTCTCATATAGTGGTTTCAATATGCTCGGATTCTGGTATTTTTCCAAATTCAGACCTACTTTCCAGTTCGATTTCCGACCTATTCGCGACATTTTAGGATTTAGCAGTAAAATACTAGTCACCAATATTTTCATCAACATCAACAAAAATATATATGCCGCGATCTTAGGCCGGCATTATACCGCCGAAGAACTAGGATATACCGTGAATCCAAATCGTTGGAGCATCATGGCCCAGAATATATTGACCAATATGGTTAATAATGTGACACAGCCTATTTTAAAGGAAATAGAAGATGATAAGGATAGACAAGTTCGGGTTTTTCGCAAGCTAATTTCCTTTACGGCCTTTTTAGCCTTTCCAATGTTATTTGGTTTAACAACTGTAGCACAAGATTTCATTACTATTGCGATCACCGATAAATGGGCACAAAGTGCCATATTTCTCCAAATATTTTGTATTGGCGCGGCATTTGATTCTGTAAGCAATGTTTTTTCCAACCTTATCATTAGCAAGGGAAAACCCGAAGTTTATATGCGGAATATCATCGTGTTTGGTCTGCTCCAAATCGCTATTCTGTTCTTCGGCAAATCATTAGGTCTTGAATTGCTCATTGGATTAACCTCAGCATTAAATACGCTCTGGATATTCGTATGGTATGCTTCTGCTAAACCTTATATGAGTTATTCGTTTCGTTATCTTCTGGCAGATATTTTTGCTTATGCATTATTGGCAGCTGCCAGTTGTATTACAGCTCATTATGCCACCGCAGCTATCGCCAATCTCTATCTTAGGTTTGCAAGCACAATTGGAGTGGCCGTATGTGCATATATCATTGTCAATAGAATCTTTAAACCCAGCATTTTGTTGGAATTATTCCACTATTTCCTAACAGTTATCCGAAAAAAATAG
- a CDS encoding YebC/PmpR family DNA-binding transcriptional regulator gives MGRAFEFRKERKFKRWAKMAVQFTRLGKEIAMAVKESGPNPETNSRLRTAIHNAKAVNMPKDRIEAAIKRASEKDSKGYEEYVYEGYGPHGVPVLIETATDNTNRTVGNIRSYFTKAGGSLGKTGSLDFIFNRKSIFRFAATDELDLEELELELIDGGLEELYVEADEEGNDIAVVQTSFEDFGNMQKLLEEKGIEVTSAKLERIALSHSDITEEQAADVLKMIDKIEEDDDVQAVYHNMA, from the coding sequence ATGGGAAGAGCTTTCGAATTCAGAAAAGAGCGGAAATTCAAACGCTGGGCCAAAATGGCCGTTCAATTTACACGTTTAGGTAAAGAAATCGCCATGGCGGTTAAAGAAAGCGGCCCTAACCCTGAAACCAACTCGAGACTTCGTACAGCAATACACAATGCCAAGGCAGTAAATATGCCCAAGGATCGTATCGAAGCCGCAATCAAACGTGCTTCAGAAAAAGATTCAAAAGGCTACGAAGAGTATGTATACGAAGGCTATGGCCCGCATGGTGTACCTGTTTTAATTGAAACTGCAACAGATAACACCAACCGCACCGTAGGAAACATCCGTAGCTATTTTACAAAAGCAGGTGGTTCATTGGGAAAAACAGGATCATTGGATTTTATTTTCAATCGTAAATCCATTTTCCGTTTTGCTGCAACAGACGAACTGGACCTAGAAGAGCTTGAATTAGAGTTGATCGATGGAGGCTTAGAAGAATTGTACGTAGAAGCTGATGAAGAAGGCAATGATATTGCTGTCGTTCAAACTTCCTTCGAAGACTTTGGTAATATGCAAAAATTACTTGAAGAAAAGGGAATTGAAGTAACATCTGCGAAATTGGAACGTATTGCTTTATCGCATTCAGATATTACGGAAGAACAAGCTGCTGATGTGTTGAAGATGATCGATAAAATCGAAGAAGATGACGATGTTCAAGCAGTTTACCATAACATGGCTTAA
- a CDS encoding glycosyltransferase family 2 protein produces the protein MARILTIIVSYNFEPWIHKCLPSLLDSSYPTDILVVDNNSVDNSTQIIKETYPTIRLIESSENLGFGKANNIGLDIVLKEEYDYAFLVNQDAWLDRDCIANLVKINTDDIGIISPIHYDGTEKTLDHGFAVYTKNATTENSHRICSFVNAAFWFIPNPVIRKVGGFAPIFFHYGEDKDYANRIKYYGLSIVLAEGARAYHDRQQRKTDRKTFLKSEFVYHLTEYCNINYTFVRSFSMAVLASLKKMGASIFKGHIFEAKSYLNIAFRLLGKSGAVYRTRLSNKKAYNKIY, from the coding sequence ATGGCCAGGATTCTCACCATAATCGTCTCTTATAATTTTGAGCCTTGGATCCACAAGTGCTTACCCAGTCTATTGGATTCGAGCTACCCTACAGATATTTTAGTTGTCGACAACAATTCGGTAGACAATTCCACACAGATCATAAAAGAAACGTATCCGACAATAAGACTAATAGAAAGTTCCGAAAATCTGGGTTTTGGAAAGGCCAACAACATCGGACTTGACATTGTTTTGAAGGAAGAATATGATTATGCATTTTTGGTTAATCAGGACGCCTGGCTGGATCGGGACTGTATTGCCAATTTAGTGAAGATAAACACAGACGATATCGGAATTATCTCGCCTATTCACTACGATGGAACCGAAAAAACGCTGGACCATGGTTTTGCTGTATATACAAAAAATGCTACTACCGAAAATTCACATCGCATTTGCTCTTTCGTCAACGCTGCATTTTGGTTTATCCCTAATCCGGTGATCAGAAAAGTCGGTGGTTTCGCGCCGATCTTTTTCCATTATGGAGAAGATAAGGATTATGCCAACCGCATCAAGTACTACGGATTAAGCATTGTTCTTGCCGAAGGAGCCAGAGCCTATCACGATAGACAACAGCGTAAAACAGACCGAAAAACCTTTCTGAAAAGCGAATTTGTCTATCATTTGACAGAGTATTGCAATATCAATTATACCTTTGTAAGATCTTTTTCGATGGCCGTATTGGCGAGTCTGAAGAAAATGGGAGCTTCAATTTTTAAAGGTCATATTTTTGAAGCAAAAAGCTACTTAAACATTGCTTTTAGATTGCTGGGCAAATCGGGAGCAGTTTATCGTACTCGTCTAAGCAACAAAAAAGCATACAACAAAATCTATTGA